GAGTCGATTTCCTTGGCGGAGAGCCCTTCCTTCTGCTGGATGAACATCGGGATGGCCGGATCGATATCACCGCAACGGGTCCCCATGACCGCTCCCTCGAGAGGGGTGAGACCCATCGAGGTGTCGACCGAGATGCCTCCCTTGATGGCCGTGTGGGAGACGCCGTTGCCGATATGCATGGTGATGATGTTGCAATCCTTGGGATCCTTGTCGAGCAGCACCGCCGCCCGTTTGGAGACGTATAGGTGGCTGGTGCCGTGGAATCCGTAGCGCCGCACGCCGTGCTTCTCGTACCACTCGAGGGGAACAGGGTAGGTGTAGGCGTGTTTGGGCATCGTCTGGTGAAAGGCGGTGTCGAAGATGGCGATGTGAGGCACGTCGGGAAGGACCGACTTGGCCGCCTCGATTCCCGAGTTGTTCGGCGGGTTGTGCAGGGGCGCGAGGTGCTGCACCTCCTTGATCGCGGCAAGAACGGCCTCATCGATCTTGACCGAGCAGGTGAACTTCTCGCCGCCATGTACGACCCGGTGGCCGACCGCGGAAATCTGATTCATGTCGCTGACCACGCCGTGCGCCTTGCTGGTGAGGGTCTTGATGATCAGATGAATGGCCACCTGGTGGTCGGGGCACTCGTACTCCTCCCGATAGGTTTCACGGCCGGGAACTTCATGGATGATGAAAGAGTCGCCGACGGTGACGCGTTCCACCATTCCCTTGGCGACGATCTCCCTGCGCTTCCAGTCGTAGAGTTGATACTTGACGGACGAGCTGCCGCAGTTCAATGCAAGGATATCCATTGCAGGTAACCTCCTCAGTTGTAGATATGGTTTTCTCTTTCGGCTCAGATCGGTAGAATGTCGTTTTGCCGAACCGGTTCCGTTCCCCGCGGCACCGTCGGGCAGGTCCTGTGCGACCATGACACCGGCCTGAAAACCCGGCAAAAAATGTCTTAAAAGACTATCGGAGTAGAACATGAATTGCAAGAAATTTTGTGTTGTCGGCGTGGGCTTTGGGGTGGACAGCGAGTCGCAAAGTGGTGTACCATGTCGACGGTTGTTAACCGGTTTACAAAACTTTTCCCGGAGGAGGTGATACCCATGGCCTATACCATCAATGAAGAATGCATCAATTGCGGGGCCTGCGAGCCCGTATGTCCCGTCAATGCCATCAG
This genomic interval from Desulfuromonadales bacterium contains the following:
- a CDS encoding acetate kinase translates to MDILALNCGSSSVKYQLYDWKRREIVAKGMVERVTVGDSFIIHEVPGRETYREEYECPDHQVAIHLIIKTLTSKAHGVVSDMNQISAVGHRVVHGGEKFTCSVKIDEAVLAAIKEVQHLAPLHNPPNNSGIEAAKSVLPDVPHIAIFDTAFHQTMPKHAYTYPVPLEWYEKHGVRRYGFHGTSHLYVSKRAAVLLDKDPKDCNIITMHIGNGVSHTAIKGGISVDTSMGLTPLEGAVMGTRCGDIDPAIPMFIQQKEGLSAKEIDSILNKKSGVLGITGQFTDRRDVIEGAENGCEKCALALDIEAYRLKKYIGSYCAAIGRLDAVVFTAGVGEMGWQIRERALDGLEHMGIILDREKNRNTMTRKRESVITTPDSPVKVFVIPTDEELVFTEDVVAILEGTYTDHMNFKYAFASKDFQRK
- a CDS encoding ferredoxin translates to MAYTINEECINCGACEPVCPVNAI